aattgttttaaaaaaatataatgttaccATTAAGTATAACccaaaatgttaaattctgATCTACATATTCTGTCATAAGTTTTTATTCTCATTAAGAGtatgttttcatttttatttattacattaaaaataaaaaatacaaatcacTTAACATGATTAGTATACGAATATTAAAGgaaattataatactaatgTTAAAACCTTATAAACGTTAGCaaagtgaaatatattttagtccATTCCGTTATGTTAGATTCTATTGTAGCCGATTAATCCATTTATTACACCAGGCAACCGACATATTcgtttatcatattatatacgCCAAAGTAGAATAACGTTTATTACAGCTATTATTCCTTCCGACATTATAACGtttttacgtaataataacTTGTCAAATTCAATGTATTATCTTACCAAAATGGACAagaagagacagagaaagatgGAGAATATGTGAAAACGCATTACGAACGTAAAAATATGGCACGTGCTTATCTAATGATCTAATGATCCATCGATCATTCAcgctgataaaaataaaagggaTTTATCCAAGTGAATAGCAATATTGTAAAGCAAGTCCAACGTTTGATCATTTTCTATTAGAACAGTAACGATCTCAcagtgcaatttttaaaatcatgtcGAACGTATGTCTTTATATTCTCTTCTCGCTATTAATCATAAATGTGTCTTCTCATGGTCTTATGAATAACACATTAGCAGAAGGCAAACTTACTTACATAGACATAGTCACTGCAATGgtaagttaaattttagagaaagataaaagtctaaaaaaaatatgatcaaatctagaaataatttatattatatactatattagctatgccctgccacgcgttactgtggctctctattcttatgctacgtttttttccaattttctttgcttttgttgtttaacttttaagagccttgctttactgttactttttttattttatttttgaataaacatttatctatctttaataaatctaatattcatttattcacgtacttctaacttttttttctaaaagctgccatggatttagaaatccattcaaaagactgttttaaataagtttcttttttttaataaaataaaagctatctttatttttcttattaccttaatttaaacacaatagaaacattcttcgcctctcccagtctctcccatctctccccgtctctcctggtctctccccgtctctcccggtctctcccggtctctccccgtctctccccgtctctcccggtctctcccggtctctacccgtctctcctcgtctctcccggtctctccttgtctctcccggtctctccccgtctctcccgatctttacccgtctctcccagtctctacccgtctttcccggtctctccccgtcactcccggtctctcctggtctctccccgtctcttcccgtctctactcgtctttcccggtctctccccgtctctccccgtctctccccgtctctcccggtctctccccgtctctccgcgtcactcccggtctctctccgtctctcccggtctctccccgtctctgccggtctctccctgtctctcccggtctcttcccgtctctcctggtctctccccgtctctctcatttttgaaacaccaaGTATATCCAAAATCAGACCCCATAACAACACTCAcggttacgaatgcaacgttgtgtcaaaatttcaaagcaatcggtgaaaaacttacggagatcttagatgacaaacaaacatttacatttttatttatatagattatcaataacaaattacaacagttcaatatttaatttaaatgtggtttaaaattttattaacagtttttttttctttttccaagAATATAAAAGCGATCTTTTTAAAACCGTCTGTGTAACTTTCTGtcttataaagaaattatattgaattaattcCGTAGGTAAAAATTCTGTATCAGTGCCGTCCAAAAGAACCTGAACTAACTTTATTACTAGGCGGGGATTATAATGAATTTCTTAGACGAGCGTTTTTCTCTTGGGTACCGGTAGCTTTAATAGGGGAGACGAGTCCTCGATTCAACGCTCttgaaaaaattgcattaacaAGATATTCCTTCAAAACGTTCGTGAGTTATAATTTCATTCCTTTCCTTCGAAAATCGCATCGTTTCGTGCTAGTGGCATCTTCCCAGCCTCTATTGCGATCTATTTTACAGGTaaacaacaatatataaataattttaaaaaacaaataacaaacgcaccgtttataaattatacaaattgttTCACTATTTAGAAATTGCattcttttttcatcaaaatgttataaaatcttttatacttAATTCTGTCTaagtctttaattaatttacatttcctTATTATGagcgcaaaattttttaaagaaatatttgatattttttcacaataatattaattagccttacttttaaatacaaataataaattttgtcgcATCATTCTCATATAGAGAACAAAAGATTCGCCGTGGGCAAATTCGGatggattttatattatagtcgATAAAGAAACCGAGACTCGAGGCTGCATAAACGCTCGCTCGTTTCTTTGGACGGCTTGGGAATTCGACTTGCTCTCCGTTATATTTCCGTGCATCGATCCAGACAAtggaattgtttattatacatataatccgTATTCTAATAGCACGCCAGACAATTGGGTTGAAGTAGACCGCGCCAAAGGACGACATGGTCATCCTTGGataatattgagaaaaaaatacgagaaaggtttattcttttcttctttgcatctgataaaacatattataaacaaattaatttttgagtgttttaatacaaaataaaagtctctctctctctctctctctctctctctctctttctgtttgTCTGTCTGTCTCTGTCATCTATATACTTTAttgctttatatatttttattaaattatagaaaatcaaaataatacgttaatttacaatatcttaataataaatgatttaaaaaatttagttaaattaagaAGGCTggattcaaaaaaataattttaatatcataaaactataagatttaataaatttaataaaaaactgaacATCTCTATTAAAAAtgcgtaaattaaaaaatacagataaaaatgTAAGCTAATAATAAGTAATCAATGCACAAAggcagaaaaatttataatgttattcgtaaaattatatatctattaatttcattttaagccatttctgaaaaatttgtacaataattgtattttcttcAGATGAAGACAAAGTGTGCAAAAATCTGGATTTCGATAAATTAACCACGTTAGAGGGCTACGAGATTCGATTGAACGCAGTTGAGATGGCACCAtttataaaagtcaatttGAGTGCGCCGGATATGACAAAATTTCGCGGCGACAACAGTGAAATTCTCAAGATGCTTTTGTTTAAATTGGGAGCATCCCTCAGTATAGATCTTTACAACGGCAGTATCTATGGATTGGGCGGCATAGGACCGAATGGTACTCTAGAAGGTTTAATGGCCCCTGTGAGCGACGGCAGAATAGACATTGGCATGAACACAAGAACTTTGCTTGCATTGTGGAAGGTCAAGTAcgtgtatgcgtgcgtgtatgcacatacatacacacacacacacatatacataaatgttaaatattaatataaaatatttaataaataacaatgataataaaaatatttaataggtaatattattatattatttttcaggtACACATATCCCCATACGAGATCAGGTCTCTGTGTGATAGCGCAACCGCGCCAAGAGGTCTCGCAATTTACCAagctgataaaatttttgtcgcCAGAAGTTATAGCGGGAGTAGTCATAATATGT
This genomic window from Monomorium pharaonis isolate MP-MQ-018 chromosome 8, ASM1337386v2, whole genome shotgun sequence contains:
- the LOC105828256 gene encoding uncharacterized protein LOC105828256 encodes the protein MNNTLAEGKLTYIDIVTAMVKILYQCRPKEPELTLLLGGDYNEFLRRAFFSWVPVALIGETSPRFNALEKIALTRYSFKTFVSYNFIPFLRKSHRFVLVASSQPLLRSILQRTKDSPWANSDGFYIIVDKETETRGCINARSFLWTAWEFDLLSVIFPCIDPDNGIVYYTYNPYSNSTPDNWVEVDRAKGRHGHPWIILRKKYEKDEDKVCKNLDFDKLTTLEGYEIRLNAVEMAPFIKVNLSAPDMTKFRGDNSEILKMLLFKLGASLSIDLYNGSIYGLGGIGPNGTLEGLMAPVSDGRIDIGMNTRTLLALWKVKYVYACVYAHTYTHTHIYIKYLIGNIIILFFRYTYPHTRSGLCVIAQPRQEVSQFTKLIKFLSPEVIAGVVIICLLTYTIFTKNEGYLKASLQVLRLMVCVGILHPPKVSSTRIFLCMTLILFLNINALFQSHLSALLTVPVYYRNIDTLENIKKSGYTIYGPEQLRKRLNDPVLESRYVTVTYEECKEFVENSTTAACFGDCYHLYYRIKGQDLIRSNQLIEMTQSYVTREDWPLYARVDNIIQQMSQVGLIIKSRSEFYWEIKREKYINSMKKKGFKVMLLKQLAFSFYFLTLGYVCATIVFILELVVGRSAPKSRNQIRIKKSMKLKKRNKKFE